CAAGGCTCTCGGGATATATTGGCCGAGATGTTTAGTTGACGAGTAGTGATAAATAACATGTGTGGCATGTAGTTAATAAAGTCCCATATAACATCTATACGCAAAGCCTAGTCGATACAAACTGCTATAGCACTCCTTGTATACCCACGTGGCCCAATCATGCATCTACCACATAATTTGCTTCACCAACGGGACCCCCACACGCTCCTCGGTAGCGTAAGCGACATGTATTGGAATGCCAACCTATACATATATATGCTCTCATAAGTAGTTACCAGTTGTCGTCTGATTGGCTGCTCGCCCAAACATGGAGCTTCGACAAGCTTTCCGCGGCCCGAGAGATAAGAAGGCCTACCCGGCGATCGTGCCAAGATTTACGTATCAGACCATGAGGGAAGCGAAAATCTTGGCATCTATGCTAGCTGGCAAGGCTAGAGTTCTAGTCCTGTCTTCAGAAACAGGACGGTGAGCAGATTTCTTACATGGGGTGCGAGCCGCAAAGCCAGGTGGTAGAAAACTGGCGTCATATAATAGCGGTCACTATTGCGCTAAAGGCATCAATGACTTGGAGTGCGAATTCTGTGAAGTAAGtgaaaaaataaaaaaaaatagccATGGATATTGACCTGTGTCTTGTAAGCAGTCTCGGCTCTTCGGCGTTTCGGCTCTTCGACTGAGCGGAAGCCACTTGGTACGATCCCAGCTGCAACAAGGGCCCAGAGGCCATCAGTCGGAGGGTAAGACTGCCAGACGAAACGATATCAAGAAGATTCGGCAGAAAAAGACTATGCGAGGCCACCTCACTGCGCCAGGTTGCTGCATGAAGTGTAATTCGTTGTGGCAGAGGTCTCATCGTAAAATGAGACGCTGAATGGCTATGGTTCTGTAGGGAAGGGGAATGCAACAAAGTTAGCATGAGCCAGGACGGCGTTACAAAAAGGAGGCCTCGGAGCTTTTGACACCTTGAGGTAAGCATCGTATTATTCCGCCGCCACGCATGGCAGAGGACGGGTTAGATCGGGTCATGATGTTTTTTTGAAGGCTGGAGACTGGCTCAACCGCAATTGTGTTTTAAAACAGAATGCCTAATCGTGCCTAATCACTGAAACGCCGAGGTGAAATAATGACAAGCGTTAGGTTGGCGAGGCTTTCAAGTACGAGTCTATTTCTGCTTTCTCAGCCAGTTTGACTTTGATTCCAATCCTGGGTAGTTTAACGTTTCTGAGACTTTTGACAACCAAGGACGCTTCTCAACCACGTACTACTGATTTGGACCATGGCTTGCGGACTTTTCCTGTGGGGTTGAAGATTGAAAATCTGGGCTTATGGTAAAGATTACTCAAGGGTCTCATACCGCACAGATTTGGATTGGAACGGAGAGGGAGAGTGCAACATACGCAGACAAGTATTGGGGTTTCTTGGATGGGTTGGTGCATTTCTGCGCCTCGCAAGCTTGGAGAGGGACTGTGCCTCCGTACACTCGGTGACAAACATCTGCCCACCTGGGAAGCTGTTCTATAGGTCATCTTTCCGGCGGAGAGTAGTACGCCCCATGTATTCGGGCGCATTGGGAATATGTTTCTGCAGTCGTATAGAGGATGGGAAAGGGTGTATTGCATTCGTAGTCTCTGTATAGGGTAGGGAAGTATAACAGCGAAATCAAGTCGGTCCAGTATAGACAACATGGTAAGGCTTTAAGATACACTTGACTACCATGGTAAGAATGATGCAGCTTATATATCGGACTTTGACAACGCTCTCTTGTAAAATTATGTAGCCACTCTGGGGGAAATACGGTATTTAAGGGTATGATAGTAAGGCGTATATACTCGAATCGCCATTGTCTTATTTACCCCGAACCTACCTTGGAGCTACTGACCGAGGGTAGAAAGATCCTTTGTCTGTccaagaacattgaatgttaTAACTTGGAGACTTTAATAATATGAATGCTCcgacaaaagaaaaagcatgGCGTGAATTGGGTTAGAAATTTTGGCAATTGTACTCGAtgtatttatataatttgCCCAACTGCCCACCGCTTGTCCAATGCCTGCTTTGGAACATGACAGCAagcaaccagttgacctctcAATACGCCATCCCCCGCACAGCCCGCGTCAATCGTTGCCGACACTCCCCAATGCATCCTGCCACGGTTGGAGATGGATTCGTGGATTCTCCAAAAAAGGCAACCAACATTGAGCCAACGTGCGGCCCGTCGGCCCGTCGCTCCGACATTTGGTCAACTCGGAGCCTTGCTCAAACTCTAAAAACACATCTACACATCGCACTCTATTATCTCGCACACACTGCTCTCCCCGAATCTTCCGTTCAACTCTCTTCCGTTCCTCCGTGACTAGTCCAGTCGTAATTCGCCTCATCACCTCGGACCATCTCACTCTTCCCGTCAGGCATCACGACCCAACCCGCACATCAtgacaaccacaaccaccgACACCGTCGCCGAAACCGTGCAAAACATCCCCCTCACTGAAACACCACACGCCACCACAGTCGACGCTCCTCCACAcccatcaccagcagcaacccTCAAGCTCATCAGCGTcggcttctccttcttcgtcgccggcgtcaaCGACGGCAGCACGGGCGCCCTGCTGCCGTACGTCATACGCGAATACGGCATCAGCACCGCCATCGTGTCCAGCGTGTACGGGCACCCCCCTCCCTTCGCGTGCCCTCTCCCCCAGCGCCACTAACCACATCTCCCCGCCAGATACGGCGCCAACTTTGCCGGCTGGTTCTCGGCGGCCGTCGCCAACGCCCATCTATGCTCGCATCTCGACCTCGGGGCCATGCTCGCCCTCGGCGCGGCGTGCCAAGTCGCCGCGCATAGCCTCCGCGCGTGGGACCCCCCGTTCGGCCTGTTCGTCGCCACCTTCTGGCTCGTGAGCGTCGGCCAGGCCTTCCAGGACACGCACGGGAACacgctggcggcgggcgtCGCCGGCGCGCACCGCTggctcgccgccatccacgccGCCTACATGGCCGGGTGTCTCGCCGGGCCCTTTGCCGccacggccgtggccgccgcctcgcgGTGGCACCTGTTCTACGCGTTCCCGctggccgtgggcgtcgCCAACCTGGCCCTGGTGCTGGTTGCCTTTCGCGACTCGCTGCGGCTCAGGGCGGACCGGGACCGGGACCGGGGCACGCGGCCGTCGAGAAGCGGCGAGGCGTGGCGGCTCATCCGCGCGACTGCCGCCACGCCGAGCGTGTGGTTTCTGtgcgccttcttcttcttctacctGGGCTCGGTGCTGACGGCCGGCGGCTGGGTGGTCGAGTATCTCGTCGACGTGCGCCGCGGCAGCCTTTCGCAGGTGGGATACGTCCCGGCCGGCTTCAGCGGCGGCGCGCTGCTGGGCCGGCTGTTGCTCGCGGAGCCTACGCACCGGTTTGGCGAGCGCGGCATGGTCTTTGTCTATTGCCTGCTTTCTACCGCCCTCCAACTTGTCTTTTGGCTGTGAGTTGTCGCTTTTCTACTGCTTGTCCCTTTGGCGTAGCCAACCGGGATGCTTTGAATCACGGACTCTGtgtctttttctccttctccagTCTATTTGAATTACTTTGCTACTTTTCTCCCTCGCATTTCTAACCATCACACCACCCGCCACCCAGTGTACCAAACATCATTGCTGCCTCCATCGCCGTAAGCTTCATCGGCTTCTTCACCGGCCCGCTCTTCGCAACAGTAAGTGAGCCGTCCCATCTCATCCACGGCGCAGTAGCAGCCTCTACGCCGCTGATACACGGGATCTTGCCCTAATCCAAATCCTCGCAGGGCATATCGCTCGGGTCCAAGCTTTTCCCTCGGCATATACACTCCacggcgctggcgctggtgttTGTCTCTGCCCAAATGGGCGGCTCATTGTTCCCCGTCATCACGGGCGTCGTGTCATCCAACGCCGGAGTACAAGTGTTGCAGCCCATCCTGGTCGGGCTgctcgccgccaccgccatcaGCTGGCTCTGTGTCCCTCGACCGAAGGACTCTGCACACGCAGGGCTGCACCAAGAGTAGCACCATCCTGTGCTGTGCTGCGCGGCCCGCGTCTCTCTCCGGGTATACGTGCCCGGGGGTCGTGTGTACGTCTCTGCTTAGATGCTTCTAAATTAGAAACGAAGCTATTAACCATGCTTGAACAGGGCGAATTGGCCTCCCGTGTTTGTTCCACGGTTGTGGTTTGTGGTCCCGCCCATCAATCTTCATTACAGTCAAGTCTTCCTGAATCATTCCGTCCCAACAACTCCAAGACACTTTGGGGAATGAAGCAACTTGACCTGCCTCGATACAAGTAGAGAATAAATACGCAGGACgaaccagcaacaccagcatACGTATATCCAAGGTCCCTCAGATAAATCGTACATGCCAGTAGGGGCGCTCGCCCTCATCCAGACCACAGGGTTTCGCCACGCTTACCCTCATATGTACCGTGGAAACAACCCCCCACTGACGCGAATACATTCCTAGGCAAATGTCCGCTTCCATGAGACAGGCGTCTACTTGCCTTGCAAACTGTGTGACAGCACACACCTTGGTTAGCTTTGATATGCATCAGCTGGCGCGAGTGAGACGTCATGAAACTGAAGCCCCTTACAATACGGTGTACATGGCGCTCATTGTATCAAGCATGCCCAGCGATTATACAACAAattcaaagggatacatCTCATTCCAAAGCGGATGCACAATTGTTATTCTACAATTCATAAATGGTCATCTGTATTCGTTGTATTCAAGGTGTAAAATGTAACAAAAGAACGAGCCTTGGTTCGGCCAGGGTATCTACGTCGCCAGTAAAGATGCAGTACGCTCGAAATATTAACATGACAATCTTCCCAACGCCATAAAATGAAACGTACCCCCTCATGCCTGTGTCATTCAAAAATGCTGCAAACTGCCTCGTCCCCTTCCCTTGTATAACCCAACCTCCCAGATGCAAAGTCAAAACGTTGAGGGTATTAGCCAATACTTTATATGTTGCCAATACTGTGCTGTGGCAATGGGCGCAGCTCTACTCCTGCAGGATTTCTGTCAAGGATTCGCGATCAATAGTCTCGGCCGTGACCTGCGCTGGAGCTCCTTTACGCTTTTGTAAAGCCCAATATTGCTGGAATCCAGGGATTGCGCCGGGTTGGTTGATCCCAGGGGATCGATGTGATTCCTTGTCCCTCTCTGTAGCCTTGTTTTCGGGTTTCAACACAGGAGATGAGCCTGGACTAGGACTGCTACCGCCCCAAGGACGCCATCCTACCCATTTGCCCAGCTTGCCTTGTGGTGTAGCCGGACTGCTAGACAATCGTGCAGCATTCGGACTCGAGTTCGCCCTTGGGGTTTGAAATCCAGCAAAATGGTCTCGTAATGTGGCGTCACTGCGTTTCGATGGCGTTTTTGAAAGAGTAGGTCGGGCAATAACGCCCGTGACGACGGCTTCAACACCACCCAGGGGCCGCAGGGTCATTTGGCTGGGTCTCGATTTCAACGTATGAatgtcaaggccgccagATAGGGACATGATGGACTCGTGTGATGTCACGCGATGCAACCGAGGGCGTGGCATCATCTCATCGGCACGATGATCCGTATCCGAGGCAAGGGATGAGCCCTCTGTAGGCGTTGCAGTCTCCAACGTAAGCGATGGCGGCTTTGTCGGTATATTAAGTGGGGGAAGACTgggctcctcctcgtcttcttcttcgataGTCTCTTTGGTGTAGCGCGGATAATTTGCTGGGCCACAGGGTGGCGTGTCTGGTACAGAGTCCATCAGTGACATTGCAAGTGACTGGAAGCTGACCGTTGAGGAGACGGATGGTCTCTTGGAATGGGCAGCGCGCCAGGTCGGGGACATGGGATCAAAACTAGTTGTTGGAGATGTGGGTGGGTCCGAATCGGTGAAGGTAGAGTCAAAGACTCGGTTCTGCTGTATTTGTGGCGAGCTTGGCAGTGATGACGAGAATTCAGACGTGGCTCGAGAGTGGCCACCGCAGGCCCGAGTAGGTTTCGACATGGTAGGTGTTGTCTCGCCCGCAGGAACGCTGGAGAGCAGAGCAGGGGCCGTCGGAGACGACGTGAGGGCCCCCCAGTTGCCCGAGTTTCGCGGTGATGATGGGGCCGACGCAGCCGGGGGTGTGAAAATGCCGGGAAGAAGTCCCTGTCGCTTCTTTTTAGGTTTCCGGGGTTCGTGCTTCGGTGATACGTGGTAGTGGTGATGGATGTGCAGTTCCTGGGAAGCAGGCGGTGGTTCAAGTAAAGGCTCTAGCTCCGCCCTCAGTGTTGATGCTCTGCTGGAGTCAGGGGGCATCGGTTGATGGTGAACGAGCTGGTCCCGTAACGACTGGATCTCGTCATTTGAGTTGATGAGCATTTCCCGCAACTCGGCCATTCCAAGCTGCAAGTTGGCATTGTCCTGTAACAGATCTCGGACGAAGTGGCCCACAATCTTACCGCCATTCTTATGTTCCTGTAGAGATTTGGAAGCAGCAGCACCCTTAAGCCGCCCGGCAGCCGTGTCGAGCTGTTTCTCGATTTCGCGCTGCCGCTCCATTCTCTCCATGACTTCAGAATGACGTTCGCGCTCCTGACGGGCCTCATCTTCGATACGATCCAGCTGATCCTGCATATCTAGGATGCCGCGTTGCGCTTCCTTGAAGCGCTGAGCGTGGGACCTAGCATCCTCCTTGGAGCTGCGGAGTTCGTTGAGCAGTTTCTCTTGCTCGTCCTCGAGGAAGGCGAGATGACGCTCAACGTCGGCAGCGCGGCCGGCAGAAGATTCGAGTAGACGGACGGTTTGTTGCGAGGATAGAAGACTGGACTCGAGACTTTTGATCTTGATATCGGAATCGGTCAGGGTGTTATTGAGGGCTTCTAGTTGTTCGAGCAAGTCCCGGTTTTGGTTGATCTTGCTCTCATTTTCGGCTTCGAGCCCGCGCTTGTCCATCTCCAATTTCTCTATACGGGCATTAAGTTCGACTCGCTCTCGCTCGGCATCGGCCATGTAGGCTTCATGCCGTGCTAATAAAGCCTGCAGGGCAAATATCAGTGAC
The Metarhizium brunneum chromosome 7, complete sequence genome window above contains:
- the BSC6_4 gene encoding Bypass of stop codon protein 6, which produces MTTTTTDTVAETVQNIPLTETPHATTVDAPPHPSPAATLKLISVGFSFFVAGVNDGSTGALLPYVIREYGISTAIVSSVYGANFAGWFSAAVANAHLCSHLDLGAMLALGAACQVAAHSLRAWDPPFGLFVATFWLVSVGQAFQDTHGNTLAAGVAGAHRWLAAIHAAYMAGCLAGPFAATAVAAASRWHLFYAFPLAVGVANLALVLVAFRDSLRLRADRDRDRGTRPSRSGEAWRLIRATAATPSVWFLCAFFFFYLGSVLTAGGWVVEYLVDVRRGSLSQVGYVPAGFSGGALLGRLLLAEPTHRFGERGMVFVYCLLSTALQLVFWLVPNIIAASIAVSFIGFFTGPLFATGISLGSKLFPRHIHSTALALVFVSAQMGGSLFPVITGVVSSNAGVQVLQPILVGLLAATAISWLCVPRPKDSAHAGLHQE